In a single window of the Botrytis cinerea B05.10 chromosome 12, complete sequence genome:
- the Bcesf2 gene encoding Bcesf2 — MATRKHNDFLDLEESDGEESQGYNSEAEDLKKGGRSLKRRKVDDDQSDDEDVEQNSDQEREDSKDDIIEDASQEIESKSDSKSKPKNTSKELELPGISRPLTKKNLVASAAAIKRSGVVYLSRIPPFMKPTKLRSLLEPYGDINRIFMTPEDPASHTRRVRNGGNKKRSFVDGWVEFVNKADAKKVCELLNANTIGGKKGNYYHDDVWNLLYLKGFKWNNLTEQIAAENAERSSRMRAEISKTTKENKEYVQNVERAKIQEGMEAKKAAKKRKDGEDADVTKDEGVEAKKQKKDANRPMRFKQNAPALKNKTQSQPEQVKRVLSKIF, encoded by the coding sequence ATGGCGACGAGAAAGCACAACGATTTCCTAGATTTGGAGGAAAGCGACGGAGAGGAGAGTCAAGGATACAATTCGGAAGCAGAGGATCTCAAAAAGGGTGGCAGAAGTttaaagaggagaaaggtCGATGACGATCAAagcgatgacgaagatgTCGAACAGAATAGTGATCAAGAGAGGGAAGACTCTAAGGACGATATAATTGAAGACGCTTCACAAGAGATTGAATCAAAATCGGACTCGAAGTCGAAGCCAAAGAATACCTCGAAAGAACTGGAATTGCCAGGAATTTCAAGGCCTCTCACGAAGAAGAATCTTGTCGCGAGTGCTGCTGCTATCAAAAGATCCGGCGTCGTCTATCTTTCCCGAATACCACCTTTCATGAAACCAACAAAATTAAGATCCCTCCTTGAACCATACGGTGATATCAATCGCATATTCATGACACCTGAAGATCCAGCTTCGCACACAAGACGAGTTCGCAACGGAGGAAATAAGAAGCGATCAtttgtggatgggtgggtagAATTTGTGAACAAAGCAGATGCCAAGAAAGTGTGCGAATTATTGAATGCGAACACAATTGGAGGCAAAAAGGGAAATTACTATCATGATGATGTATGGAATCTTCTTTACCTGAAGGGTTTCAAGTGGAATAATTTGACGGAACAAATTGCAGCAGAAAATGCGGAAAGAAGCAGCAGAATGAGGGCTGAAATTAGCAAGACGACCAAGGAGAACAAGGAATATGTACAAAATGTTGAACGAGCAAAGATTCAGGAGGGGATGGAAGCTAAGAAGGCtgcaaagaagaggaaggatggCGAGGACGCCGACGTCACAAAGGATGAAGGCGTGGAAGcaaagaagcagaagaaggaTGCTAATAGACCAATGCGCTTCAAGCAGAATGCTCCAGCATTGAAGAACAAGACTCAGAGTCAACCAGAACAGGTGAAGAGGGTTTTGAGTAAGATTTTCTAG